The following coding sequences are from one bacterium BMS3Abin14 window:
- the spoVD_1 gene encoding stage V sporulation protein D, which yields MPSISKGGRGQIPLMEKKLAVTIGLVVLAFLFLLGDFWRLQVLLYGKYLNLSDNNRIRLVEMPATRGIIRDRNGKILADSTPNYRLSVIPVDMDSDRKAEIMKLGNLLGRDPGDALDRVLVGAGRAPYRAIILFENLHDREVALFETRRDHFPGTSLKPVPRRFYPYSGTASHLLGYVGEISSTQLASGKYRGARREDMIGKFGLEKAYDRYLRGRDGGRQVEVDARGREINVLGITEPVPGADLTTTIDIRLQKELEAAIGDNYGAGVLLNTRTGAVLAMVSRPGFDPNEFSLRLTRQRWEEILKDSSHPLQTRAIRGVYPPGSTFKPVTAVAALMTGSVDPDKEVTCKGGFYFGGRLYHDWKRRGHGEVNLKKAIVESCDVYFYQAGEKTGIEGLSKWALALGLGRKTGIDLPGESAGLIPTPQWKRSVRDAPWFPGETLSASIGQGYVLVTPIQMANLYATIARRGVIKTPYLADRIVNVDGEELYRKDTSPSMDSHVAPDVWDRIIPALVGAVNDPKGTAHAARIPGFTVAGKTGTAQVVRLKDWEGRKPEEIPRELRDHSWFAAFAPAENPEVAAAVVVEHGGHGSSSAAPIVGRILRKYRELMINSGSDAAEPSGKGT from the coding sequence ATGCCTTCCATCTCAAAGGGCGGCAGGGGCCAGATTCCCCTGATGGAAAAGAAACTTGCCGTCACCATCGGGCTTGTCGTCCTGGCCTTTCTTTTCCTCCTGGGTGATTTCTGGAGACTCCAGGTTCTACTTTACGGAAAATACCTGAACCTTTCCGACAACAACAGGATCAGGCTGGTCGAGATGCCAGCGACCCGCGGAATTATCAGGGACAGGAATGGGAAAATTCTGGCGGACAGCACACCCAATTACCGGTTGTCCGTGATTCCCGTTGACATGGATTCCGACCGGAAGGCGGAGATCATGAAACTGGGCAATCTCCTGGGCAGAGATCCCGGTGATGCCCTCGACCGGGTTCTGGTGGGAGCCGGGCGGGCGCCATATAGAGCGATCATCCTGTTTGAAAATCTTCATGATCGGGAGGTGGCCCTATTCGAGACCCGGCGGGACCATTTTCCGGGAACCAGTCTCAAACCTGTCCCGCGACGTTTTTACCCCTATTCAGGCACGGCCTCCCATCTTCTCGGATATGTCGGGGAAATATCCTCCACCCAACTCGCCTCTGGAAAATACAGAGGGGCGCGCAGGGAGGATATGATAGGGAAGTTCGGGCTGGAGAAGGCCTACGATAGATACCTGCGCGGAAGGGATGGCGGTCGGCAGGTGGAGGTGGATGCCCGGGGCCGGGAGATTAACGTTCTGGGCATTACAGAGCCTGTGCCCGGGGCTGATCTGACCACAACCATCGATATTCGTCTTCAGAAGGAGTTGGAGGCCGCCATCGGTGACAACTATGGAGCCGGTGTCCTTTTGAATACGAGGACCGGTGCGGTTCTGGCGATGGTAAGCCGGCCGGGTTTCGATCCCAATGAGTTCTCGCTCAGGCTCACAAGGCAGAGGTGGGAGGAGATACTGAAAGATTCCAGCCATCCGCTTCAGACACGTGCAATCAGGGGAGTCTACCCGCCCGGGTCAACCTTTAAACCCGTTACTGCTGTGGCGGCCCTGATGACGGGGTCGGTGGACCCGGACAAGGAAGTGACCTGTAAAGGCGGGTTCTATTTCGGGGGCAGGCTCTATCATGACTGGAAGCGCCGCGGACATGGGGAAGTCAACCTGAAAAAAGCGATTGTGGAATCCTGCGATGTCTATTTCTATCAGGCGGGCGAAAAGACCGGGATCGAAGGGTTATCGAAATGGGCTCTCGCACTGGGCCTCGGCAGGAAAACAGGCATCGATCTTCCCGGCGAATCCGCCGGTTTGATACCCACTCCCCAATGGAAAAGGTCTGTCCGCGATGCGCCATGGTTCCCGGGCGAGACCCTTTCCGCATCCATCGGGCAGGGTTACGTTCTGGTGACCCCAATCCAGATGGCCAACCTCTATGCTACCATCGCGAGGCGGGGGGTTATCAAAACGCCTTATCTTGCCGACAGGATCGTCAACGTTGATGGAGAGGAACTTTATCGGAAGGATACGTCCCCATCCATGGATTCCCATGTCGCCCCGGATGTCTGGGACCGGATCATTCCCGCTCTGGTGGGAGCGGTGAACGATCCGAAGGGCACGGCCCATGCCGCGAGGATCCCTGGTTTCACGGTCGCGGGGAAGACCGGTACGGCGCAGGTTGTCCGCCTGAAGGATTGGGAGGGCAGGAAGCCGGAGGAAATACCCCGGGAGTTGAGGGACCACAGCTGGTTTGCGGCCTTTGCCCCTGCGGAAAACCCCGAGGTGGCTGCCGCCGTGGTGGTTGAACACGGCGGCCATGGTTCTTCTTCGGCGGCCCCCATAGTGGGCCGTATTCTCAGAAAATACAGGGAACTCATGATAAATTCCGGTTCCGATGCCGCCGAACCTTCGGGGAAAGGGACATGA
- the rsmI gene encoding ribosomal RNA small subunit methyltransferase I, translated as MNPGALYMVATPIGNLDDITRRAVLTLQSVAIVAAEDTRRTRKLLSHLDITKRLVSYREENRETASIRILEALEKGRSVALVTDAGTPGLSDPGHHLVRAARDRGIQVVPVPGPNALGAALSVSGMSLERFIFEGFLPTRTAARKRRLRELAYAGYPLVIYESPHRIRDALTDILDVLGNREAMVAREITKIHEEFMRGSVKSILDMMEDRKIKGEITLLLAEGETPCLPMDLDRAVKEMRQAGLSAKRTASILSGLTGENKREIYKKACEAKEE; from the coding sequence TTGAATCCCGGCGCCCTTTATATGGTCGCGACGCCCATCGGGAACCTTGATGACATCACCCGCCGGGCCGTACTGACCCTCCAGTCCGTCGCTATTGTTGCCGCTGAGGACACCCGCAGAACACGCAAGCTTCTCAGCCATCTTGATATCACAAAACGCCTTGTCAGCTACCGGGAGGAAAACAGGGAAACAGCATCCATCCGGATCCTGGAGGCCCTGGAGAAAGGCCGATCCGTTGCCCTGGTCACTGATGCCGGAACCCCCGGCCTTTCAGATCCGGGCCACCACCTCGTCAGGGCCGCCCGTGACAGAGGCATTCAGGTCGTCCCGGTTCCGGGCCCCAATGCCCTGGGAGCCGCCTTAAGTGTGTCTGGAATGTCACTTGAAAGGTTTATTTTCGAGGGATTTTTACCGACGCGCACCGCAGCCAGGAAGAGACGGCTCCGGGAACTGGCCTACGCAGGATATCCCCTGGTCATCTATGAGTCGCCCCACCGAATCCGGGATGCGCTGACCGACATTCTGGATGTTCTGGGAAACCGCGAGGCCATGGTTGCCCGCGAGATTACCAAGATACATGAAGAATTTATGCGCGGGTCCGTGAAGAGCATTCTCGACATGATGGAAGACAGGAAGATCAAGGGAGAGATCACACTTCTTCTGGCGGAGGGTGAGACCCCCTGCCTGCCCATGGATCTTGATAGAGCAGTTAAAGAGATGAGGCAGGCAGGCCTGTCGGCAAAACGAACGGCGTCGATCCTTTCGGGCCTTACCGGGGAGAACAAGCGGGAGATCTACAAAAAAGCCTGCGAAGCGAAGGAGGAATAG
- the mreC gene encoding cell shape-determining protein MreC: protein MRAFLTRHSEGLLLACLLVASLLIISQQVKDKTGMTYLKREGLTLMSPFQWGASGLAHTVSGIWRDYFYLLGVRSENRGLKSEVNLLKGEVQFLREELYQAGRLAEFERFKNTTGLVGVAARVIGESPDPWVRTIVINRGASDGIRVDMPVVTPEGLAGIVIEAAEGNSVVRLIVDRASRVPVLVSRSRARSILEGENSGTVQMKYLDRTEDVRKGDSVTTSGLAGMYPRGIQVGTIVQVLKKDHGLYQYAKLLPAVPINRLEDVLVLTRGEGVGNAR from the coding sequence ATGCGCGCTTTCCTGACGCGCCACTCAGAGGGGCTGCTGCTGGCATGTCTGCTGGTCGCGTCCCTTCTGATCATTAGCCAACAGGTCAAGGATAAGACCGGGATGACCTACCTGAAAAGGGAAGGCCTCACCCTTATGTCGCCCTTCCAGTGGGGCGCCAGCGGCCTGGCCCACACGGTGTCCGGTATCTGGCGCGATTATTTCTACCTTCTTGGTGTACGGTCGGAGAATCGTGGGTTGAAAAGCGAGGTTAACCTCCTGAAGGGCGAGGTACAGTTTCTCAGGGAGGAGCTGTACCAGGCGGGGCGCCTTGCCGAATTTGAGCGGTTCAAAAACACGACCGGCCTCGTTGGGGTCGCGGCACGTGTTATAGGCGAGTCCCCCGATCCGTGGGTCAGAACGATAGTGATCAATCGCGGGGCCAGTGACGGCATCAGGGTGGATATGCCTGTGGTAACCCCCGAAGGGCTTGCCGGAATTGTCATTGAAGCTGCCGAGGGAAACTCCGTGGTCCGCCTCATCGTTGACCGGGCATCACGGGTCCCTGTCCTGGTGAGCAGATCCAGGGCCAGGTCCATCCTCGAAGGTGAGAACTCGGGGACGGTTCAGATGAAATATCTGGACCGTACTGAGGACGTTCGCAAGGGGGATTCAGTGACTACCAGCGGGTTGGCCGGCATGTACCCGCGAGGAATCCAGGTGGGCACTATTGTCCAGGTACTGAAAAAGGATCATGGCCTTTATCAGTACGCCAAACTCCTGCCGGCGGTTCCCATTAATCGCCTGGAGGACGTTCTGGTCCTCACCCGAGGTGAGGGAGTGGGGAATGCCCGATGA
- the mreB gene encoding Rod shape-determining protein MreB, protein MLLDNLFGLISNDLAIDLGTANTLIFVKGKGIVSNEPSVVAVQKDARGGSRVQAVGMEAKQMLGRTPGSIIAIRPMKDGVIADFEVAEAMLRYFIQKVHNRKSLVRPRIIIGVPSGITQVEKRAIRESAQEAGAREVYLIEEPMAAAIGAGLPISEPSGSMIVDIGGGTTEVAVISLSDIVLSISVKVGGDKMDEAIVAYIKKKYNLLIGERMSEQIKITVGSAYPAEEVLNVEVKGRDLIEGVPKTIEINNKEIFEALEEPVTRIVEAIRNALERTPPELAADIVDKGIVLAGGGALLKGMDDRLRDETDLPIIIAEEPLTCVVMGAGQVLSELKLLKQISMKD, encoded by the coding sequence ATGCTGCTTGATAATCTTTTCGGATTAATATCCAACGATCTCGCCATCGACCTTGGGACAGCCAATACACTTATCTTTGTAAAGGGTAAGGGAATTGTTTCCAATGAACCCTCTGTAGTTGCGGTCCAGAAGGATGCGCGCGGAGGGTCCCGAGTCCAGGCCGTAGGTATGGAGGCCAAGCAGATGCTTGGCAGGACCCCGGGCAGCATTATAGCGATACGGCCCATGAAGGATGGTGTGATAGCCGATTTCGAGGTGGCGGAAGCCATGCTTCGTTACTTCATACAGAAGGTCCATAACCGAAAATCGCTTGTCCGTCCCCGGATTATAATCGGGGTGCCGTCAGGGATTACCCAGGTTGAAAAGCGGGCCATAAGGGAGTCTGCCCAGGAGGCCGGCGCGCGAGAAGTGTACCTTATAGAAGAACCGATGGCCGCCGCCATAGGCGCGGGTCTGCCCATTTCCGAGCCATCCGGGAGCATGATCGTGGATATCGGCGGGGGGACCACTGAGGTTGCTGTTATTTCCCTCTCGGACATCGTTCTTTCCATCTCTGTTAAGGTGGGCGGCGACAAGATGGACGAGGCCATTGTGGCTTATATCAAGAAAAAGTATAACCTGCTGATCGGGGAGCGGATGTCCGAACAGATCAAGATCACAGTTGGTTCTGCCTACCCTGCTGAGGAGGTCCTGAACGTGGAGGTCAAAGGCCGTGACCTCATCGAGGGGGTTCCCAAAACCATTGAGATCAACAATAAGGAGATCTTTGAAGCTTTGGAGGAACCCGTAACCCGGATCGTGGAGGCTATCAGGAATGCGCTTGAACGAACGCCTCCTGAACTCGCGGCGGACATCGTGGACAAGGGGATTGTCCTGGCAGGAGGCGGGGCGCTCTTGAAGGGGATGGACGATCGGCTCAGGGATGAGACGGATCTTCCCATCATTATTGCTGAAGAACCCCTTACGTGCGTTGTTATGGGGGCCGGCCAGGTGCTGTCTGAGCTAAAGCTACTTAAACAGATATCCATGAAAGATTAA
- the mrdB gene encoding Rod shape-determining protein RodA, giving the protein MKRPFGFPDVDWVMLISALTLSFIGIMTIRSATVNDPSEGYYLKQAYWLAVAVAAYFIGYFVDRRHLRRSAYLLYGVVFAVLVTLTVIGKISGGVQRWIHIGGLSIQPSEIAKIALVLALARYFYKQKKSPPYGLDQIAVPMAMVAAYVIPVALQPDLGSAIFFILLAIPIFLMVGVKRWTVLFMAGSAVLGAPLLFFSMKKYQQERILNFLNPERNPLGSGYHIIQSKIAIGSGGFLGKGYLQGTQSQLRFIPEQHTDFIVSVLGEEFGFIGVVLVLGLMLFLTLWMLSYVEAARTRFGILTVVGISCGLAMQEVINIAMAIGILPVVGLPLPFLSYGGSSLVSVWLGLGIVAGYRRRRI; this is encoded by the coding sequence ATGAAAAGGCCTTTTGGGTTCCCGGACGTTGACTGGGTCATGCTGATTTCAGCCCTGACCCTGTCTTTCATCGGTATCATGACCATACGATCCGCCACAGTAAACGACCCCTCGGAGGGATACTATCTCAAACAAGCCTACTGGCTGGCCGTGGCTGTAGCGGCCTATTTCATCGGATATTTCGTGGACAGGCGTCATCTGAGACGGAGCGCTTATCTGCTTTACGGTGTCGTTTTTGCTGTACTCGTCACCCTGACCGTCATCGGAAAAATTTCGGGAGGTGTTCAACGTTGGATTCACATCGGGGGATTGTCCATCCAGCCTTCGGAGATAGCCAAGATCGCTCTTGTGCTGGCCCTTGCCAGATACTTTTATAAACAGAAGAAATCTCCACCCTATGGGCTGGACCAAATCGCCGTTCCCATGGCTATGGTCGCGGCTTACGTGATACCCGTGGCATTACAACCGGACCTGGGGAGCGCCATTTTTTTCATTCTTTTGGCGATACCGATCTTTCTGATGGTAGGGGTAAAGAGGTGGACGGTCCTCTTTATGGCCGGAAGCGCGGTCCTGGGAGCGCCCCTCCTGTTTTTCAGCATGAAGAAATATCAGCAGGAGAGGATCCTGAATTTCCTCAACCCCGAAAGGAACCCCCTTGGCTCCGGGTACCACATCATCCAGTCCAAAATAGCCATTGGCTCAGGGGGTTTTTTGGGCAAGGGATACCTCCAGGGAACCCAGTCACAGCTTCGCTTCATCCCCGAGCAGCATACCGATTTCATCGTCTCCGTCCTGGGTGAGGAGTTCGGCTTCATCGGTGTTGTGCTGGTCCTCGGGCTGATGCTGTTCCTGACGCTCTGGATGCTCAGTTACGTCGAGGCGGCCCGGACCCGTTTCGGTATCCTGACAGTGGTCGGCATTTCCTGCGGTCTGGCAATGCAGGAAGTCATCAACATCGCCATGGCCATCGGTATCCTGCCCGTGGTCGGTCTGCCGCTGCCGTTTCTAAGCTACGGGGGATCCTCACTGGTCAGCGTGTGGCTGGGGCTCGGGATAGTCGCCGGCTACAGAAGGCGGAGAATTTGA